From one Acinonyx jubatus isolate Ajub_Pintada_27869175 chromosome B1, VMU_Ajub_asm_v1.0, whole genome shotgun sequence genomic stretch:
- the LOC106983648 gene encoding caspase-6 isoform X2 yields MQEAESFPGASSAGWDTMTSAPGLSGTRPAGVEENMTETDGFYMSETFDPAEKYKMDHKRRGTALIFNHERFSWRLTLPERRGTSADRDNLRRRFSELGFEVKCFNDLKAEELLLTIHEASSSSHIDADCFLCVFLSHGEGSHIYAQDTKIEIQTLTGLFKGDKCQSLVGKPKIFIIQACRGDQHDVPVIPLDVVDHQKNMLDVNITQVDAASVSTLPAGADFLMCYSVAEGYYSHRETVNGSWYIQDLCEMLGKFGSSLEFTELLTLVNRKVSQRRVDFCKDPTAIGKKQVPCFASMLTKKLYFFPKSK; encoded by the exons ATGCAGGAAGCTGAGTCTTTCCCGGGCGCCAGCTCTGCGGGCTGGGACACTATGACTTCGGCGCCGGGGCTCAGCGGGACTCGCCCTGCAG gtgtGGAGGAAAACATGACCGAAACAGATGGCTTCTATATGAG TGAAACATTTGATCCGGCAGAAAAGTACAAAATGGACCACAAGAGGAGAGGAACCGCTTTAATCTTCAATCATGAGAGGTTCTCCTGGCGTTTAACACTGCCAGAAAGGCGGGGCACCAGCGCAGACAGAGACAATCTTAGGCGCAG GTTttcagagctaggatttgaagtGAAATGCTTTAATGATCTGAAAGCAGAGGAGCTCCTGCTCACAATCCATGAGG CATCATCTTCTAGCCACATAGATGCCGATTGCTTTTTATGTGTTTTCCTGAGTCATGGCGAAGGCAGTCACATTTATGCACAAGATACCAAGATTGAAATTCAGACTTTGACTGGCTTATTCAAAGGAGACAAATGTCAGAGCCTAGTTGGAAAACCCAAGATATTTATTATTCAG GCATGTCGGGGAGACCAGCATGATGTGCCAGTCATTCCTCTGGATGTAGTGGATCATCAAAAAAACATGCTGGATGTCAACATAACCCAGGTGGATgcggcctcagtttccacactgcCTGCTGGAGCAGACTTTCTCATGTGTTACTCAGTTGCAGAAG GTTATTATTCTCATCGGGAAACTGTGAATGGCTCGTGGTACATTCAGGATTTGTGTGAGATGCTGGGAAAATTTGGCTCCTCCTTAGAGTTCACAGAGCTCCTCACCCTGGTGAACAGGAAAGTTTCTCAGCGCCGAGTGGACTTTTGCAAAGACCCAACTGCAATTGGAAAGAAGCAGGTTCCCTGCTTTGCCTCAATGCTTACTAAGAAGCTGTATTTCTTTCCAAAATCCAAATGA
- the MCUB gene encoding calcium uniporter regulatory subunit MCUb, mitochondrial isoform X5: MLLCGGKLKLCVLCVKLCGNLKYSQSHLYSTVVPPDEITINYRHGLPLITLTLPSRKERCQFVVKPMLSTVGSFLRDLQNEDKGVKTAAILTTDGREIPATTLMEILLMNDFKLVINKITYDVQCPKKEKLSMEHATDMENVKSLVHRLFTALHLEEFQKKREHHLLEKIDHLRGQLQPLEQIKAGIEARSEAKTSGLLWAGLALLSIQGGALAWLTWWVYSWDIMEPVTYFITFANSMVFFAYFIVTRQDYTYSAVKSRQFLHFFHKKSKQQHFDVVQYNKLKEDLAKENTKPDPTSKSQLSKNPGAGGANSRPASLPRFKWPDARQERAVRRTKAERARPSAGRRYPGRP, encoded by the exons GTTTTGTGTGTGAAGCTGTGTGGAAATCTAAAATACAGTCAATCACATCTTTATAGTACAGTGGTGCCCCCTGATG aaATAACCATTAATTATAGACATGGCCTTCCCTTGATAACCCTTACTTTGCCATCCAGAAAAGAGCGTTGTCAATTTGTGGTCAAACCAATGTTATCAACAGTTGGTTCATTCCTTCGGGAcctacaaaatgaagataaaggtGTCAAAACTGCAGCCATCTTGAcaacag atGGCCGTGAAATTCCAGCTACCACTTTAATGGAAATTTTGCTAATGAATGATTTTAAACTTGTCATTAACAAAATAACGTATGATGTTCAGTGCCCTAAGAAAG AAAAACTGAGTATGGAGCATGCCACCGACATGGAAAATGTGAAATCCTTGGTCCACAGACTGTTTACAGCTTTGCATTTAGAAGagtttcagaaaaagagagagcaccaTTTACTGGAGAAAATTGACCACCTGAGGGGACAGCTGCAGCCTCTTGAACAG ATAAAGGCTGGAATCGAAGCTCGCTCAGAAGCCAAAACCAGTGGACTTTTGTGGGCTGGATTAGCATTGCTATCCATTCAGGGCGGGGCGTTGGCCTGGCTCACTTGGTGGGTGTACTCCTGGGATATTATGGAACCAGTGACATACTTCATCACATTTGCAAATTCCATGGTCTTTTTTGCATACTTTATAGTCACTCGACAG gaTTATACTTACTCAGCTGTTAAAAGTAGGCAGTTTCTTCACTTCTTCCATAAGAAATCAAAGCAACAGCATTTTGATGTGGTGCAGTACAACAAGCTAAAAGAAGATCTTGCTAAG GAGAACACAAAACCAGATCCAACTTCCAAAAGTCAACTTTCAAAAAACCCAGGCGCGGGAGGTGCCAACAGCCGCCCAGCCAGCCTCCCAAGGTTTAAATGGCCCGACGCCCGGCAAGAAAGAGCCGTCCGGAGGACAAAGGCGGAGCGGGCACGCCCCAGCGCCGGGCGCCGCTACCCCGGGCGGCCCTGA
- the MCUB gene encoding calcium uniporter regulatory subunit MCUb, mitochondrial isoform X3 — protein sequence MGLLKEIQMCSIYTVPICFQVRNMSRRYLQVLCVKLCGNLKYSQSHLYSTVVPPDEITINYRHGLPLITLTLPSRKERCQFVVKPMLSTVGSFLRDLQNEDKGVKTAAILTTDGREIPATTLMEILLMNDFKLVINKITYDVQCPKKEKLSMEHATDMENVKSLVHRLFTALHLEEFQKKREHHLLEKIDHLRGQLQPLEQIKAGIEARSEAKTSGLLWAGLALLSIQGGALAWLTWWVYSWDIMEPVTYFITFANSMVFFAYFIVTRQDYTYSAVKSRQFLHFFHKKSKQQHFDVVQYNKLKEDLAKENTKPDPTSKSQLSKNPGAGGANSRPASLPRFKWPDARQERAVRRTKAERARPSAGRRYPGRP from the exons GTTTTGTGTGTGAAGCTGTGTGGAAATCTAAAATACAGTCAATCACATCTTTATAGTACAGTGGTGCCCCCTGATG aaATAACCATTAATTATAGACATGGCCTTCCCTTGATAACCCTTACTTTGCCATCCAGAAAAGAGCGTTGTCAATTTGTGGTCAAACCAATGTTATCAACAGTTGGTTCATTCCTTCGGGAcctacaaaatgaagataaaggtGTCAAAACTGCAGCCATCTTGAcaacag atGGCCGTGAAATTCCAGCTACCACTTTAATGGAAATTTTGCTAATGAATGATTTTAAACTTGTCATTAACAAAATAACGTATGATGTTCAGTGCCCTAAGAAAG AAAAACTGAGTATGGAGCATGCCACCGACATGGAAAATGTGAAATCCTTGGTCCACAGACTGTTTACAGCTTTGCATTTAGAAGagtttcagaaaaagagagagcaccaTTTACTGGAGAAAATTGACCACCTGAGGGGACAGCTGCAGCCTCTTGAACAG ATAAAGGCTGGAATCGAAGCTCGCTCAGAAGCCAAAACCAGTGGACTTTTGTGGGCTGGATTAGCATTGCTATCCATTCAGGGCGGGGCGTTGGCCTGGCTCACTTGGTGGGTGTACTCCTGGGATATTATGGAACCAGTGACATACTTCATCACATTTGCAAATTCCATGGTCTTTTTTGCATACTTTATAGTCACTCGACAG gaTTATACTTACTCAGCTGTTAAAAGTAGGCAGTTTCTTCACTTCTTCCATAAGAAATCAAAGCAACAGCATTTTGATGTGGTGCAGTACAACAAGCTAAAAGAAGATCTTGCTAAG GAGAACACAAAACCAGATCCAACTTCCAAAAGTCAACTTTCAAAAAACCCAGGCGCGGGAGGTGCCAACAGCCGCCCAGCCAGCCTCCCAAGGTTTAAATGGCCCGACGCCCGGCAAGAAAGAGCCGTCCGGAGGACAAAGGCGGAGCGGGCACGCCCCAGCGCCGGGCGCCGCTACCCCGGGCGGCCCTGA
- the LOC106983648 gene encoding caspase-6 isoform X3, which yields MTETDGFYMSETFDPAEKYKMDHKRRGTALIFNHERFSWRLTLPERRGTSADRDNLRRRFSELGFEVKCFNDLKAEELLLTIHEASSSSHIDADCFLCVFLSHGEGSHIYAQDTKIEIQTLTGLFKGDKCQSLVGKPKIFIIQACRGDQHDVPVIPLDVVDHQKNMLDVNITQVDAASVSTLPAGADFLMCYSVAEGYYSHRETVNGSWYIQDLCEMLGKFGSSLEFTELLTLVNRKVSQRRVDFCKDPTAIGKKQVPCFASMLTKKLYFFPKSK from the exons ATGACCGAAACAGATGGCTTCTATATGAG TGAAACATTTGATCCGGCAGAAAAGTACAAAATGGACCACAAGAGGAGAGGAACCGCTTTAATCTTCAATCATGAGAGGTTCTCCTGGCGTTTAACACTGCCAGAAAGGCGGGGCACCAGCGCAGACAGAGACAATCTTAGGCGCAG GTTttcagagctaggatttgaagtGAAATGCTTTAATGATCTGAAAGCAGAGGAGCTCCTGCTCACAATCCATGAGG CATCATCTTCTAGCCACATAGATGCCGATTGCTTTTTATGTGTTTTCCTGAGTCATGGCGAAGGCAGTCACATTTATGCACAAGATACCAAGATTGAAATTCAGACTTTGACTGGCTTATTCAAAGGAGACAAATGTCAGAGCCTAGTTGGAAAACCCAAGATATTTATTATTCAG GCATGTCGGGGAGACCAGCATGATGTGCCAGTCATTCCTCTGGATGTAGTGGATCATCAAAAAAACATGCTGGATGTCAACATAACCCAGGTGGATgcggcctcagtttccacactgcCTGCTGGAGCAGACTTTCTCATGTGTTACTCAGTTGCAGAAG GTTATTATTCTCATCGGGAAACTGTGAATGGCTCGTGGTACATTCAGGATTTGTGTGAGATGCTGGGAAAATTTGGCTCCTCCTTAGAGTTCACAGAGCTCCTCACCCTGGTGAACAGGAAAGTTTCTCAGCGCCGAGTGGACTTTTGCAAAGACCCAACTGCAATTGGAAAGAAGCAGGTTCCCTGCTTTGCCTCAATGCTTACTAAGAAGCTGTATTTCTTTCCAAAATCCAAATGA
- the MCUB gene encoding calcium uniporter regulatory subunit MCUb, mitochondrial isoform X2 produces MMLLRGPWPRRPRLPPTPRPAGRVHPPPRTPTPQVLCVKLCGNLKYSQSHLYSTVVPPDEITINYRHGLPLITLTLPSRKERCQFVVKPMLSTVGSFLRDLQNEDKGVKTAAILTTDGREIPATTLMEILLMNDFKLVINKITYDVQCPKKEKLSMEHATDMENVKSLVHRLFTALHLEEFQKKREHHLLEKIDHLRGQLQPLEQIKAGIEARSEAKTSGLLWAGLALLSIQGGALAWLTWWVYSWDIMEPVTYFITFANSMVFFAYFIVTRQDYTYSAVKSRQFLHFFHKKSKQQHFDVVQYNKLKEDLAKENTKPDPTSKSQLSKNPGAGGANSRPASLPRFKWPDARQERAVRRTKAERARPSAGRRYPGRP; encoded by the exons GTTTTGTGTGTGAAGCTGTGTGGAAATCTAAAATACAGTCAATCACATCTTTATAGTACAGTGGTGCCCCCTGATG aaATAACCATTAATTATAGACATGGCCTTCCCTTGATAACCCTTACTTTGCCATCCAGAAAAGAGCGTTGTCAATTTGTGGTCAAACCAATGTTATCAACAGTTGGTTCATTCCTTCGGGAcctacaaaatgaagataaaggtGTCAAAACTGCAGCCATCTTGAcaacag atGGCCGTGAAATTCCAGCTACCACTTTAATGGAAATTTTGCTAATGAATGATTTTAAACTTGTCATTAACAAAATAACGTATGATGTTCAGTGCCCTAAGAAAG AAAAACTGAGTATGGAGCATGCCACCGACATGGAAAATGTGAAATCCTTGGTCCACAGACTGTTTACAGCTTTGCATTTAGAAGagtttcagaaaaagagagagcaccaTTTACTGGAGAAAATTGACCACCTGAGGGGACAGCTGCAGCCTCTTGAACAG ATAAAGGCTGGAATCGAAGCTCGCTCAGAAGCCAAAACCAGTGGACTTTTGTGGGCTGGATTAGCATTGCTATCCATTCAGGGCGGGGCGTTGGCCTGGCTCACTTGGTGGGTGTACTCCTGGGATATTATGGAACCAGTGACATACTTCATCACATTTGCAAATTCCATGGTCTTTTTTGCATACTTTATAGTCACTCGACAG gaTTATACTTACTCAGCTGTTAAAAGTAGGCAGTTTCTTCACTTCTTCCATAAGAAATCAAAGCAACAGCATTTTGATGTGGTGCAGTACAACAAGCTAAAAGAAGATCTTGCTAAG GAGAACACAAAACCAGATCCAACTTCCAAAAGTCAACTTTCAAAAAACCCAGGCGCGGGAGGTGCCAACAGCCGCCCAGCCAGCCTCCCAAGGTTTAAATGGCCCGACGCCCGGCAAGAAAGAGCCGTCCGGAGGACAAAGGCGGAGCGGGCACGCCCCAGCGCCGGGCGCCGCTACCCCGGGCGGCCCTGA
- the MCUB gene encoding calcium uniporter regulatory subunit MCUb, mitochondrial isoform X4, with protein MTLGLFHCGLSSCCKRIVRDKAVEVLCVKLCGNLKYSQSHLYSTVVPPDEITINYRHGLPLITLTLPSRKERCQFVVKPMLSTVGSFLRDLQNEDKGVKTAAILTTDGREIPATTLMEILLMNDFKLVINKITYDVQCPKKEKLSMEHATDMENVKSLVHRLFTALHLEEFQKKREHHLLEKIDHLRGQLQPLEQIKAGIEARSEAKTSGLLWAGLALLSIQGGALAWLTWWVYSWDIMEPVTYFITFANSMVFFAYFIVTRQDYTYSAVKSRQFLHFFHKKSKQQHFDVVQYNKLKEDLAKENTKPDPTSKSQLSKNPGAGGANSRPASLPRFKWPDARQERAVRRTKAERARPSAGRRYPGRP; from the exons ATGACTCTTGGCTTGTTTCACTGCGGCCTAAGTTCCTGCTGTAAGAGAATAGTACGTGATAAAGCTGTGGAG GTTTTGTGTGTGAAGCTGTGTGGAAATCTAAAATACAGTCAATCACATCTTTATAGTACAGTGGTGCCCCCTGATG aaATAACCATTAATTATAGACATGGCCTTCCCTTGATAACCCTTACTTTGCCATCCAGAAAAGAGCGTTGTCAATTTGTGGTCAAACCAATGTTATCAACAGTTGGTTCATTCCTTCGGGAcctacaaaatgaagataaaggtGTCAAAACTGCAGCCATCTTGAcaacag atGGCCGTGAAATTCCAGCTACCACTTTAATGGAAATTTTGCTAATGAATGATTTTAAACTTGTCATTAACAAAATAACGTATGATGTTCAGTGCCCTAAGAAAG AAAAACTGAGTATGGAGCATGCCACCGACATGGAAAATGTGAAATCCTTGGTCCACAGACTGTTTACAGCTTTGCATTTAGAAGagtttcagaaaaagagagagcaccaTTTACTGGAGAAAATTGACCACCTGAGGGGACAGCTGCAGCCTCTTGAACAG ATAAAGGCTGGAATCGAAGCTCGCTCAGAAGCCAAAACCAGTGGACTTTTGTGGGCTGGATTAGCATTGCTATCCATTCAGGGCGGGGCGTTGGCCTGGCTCACTTGGTGGGTGTACTCCTGGGATATTATGGAACCAGTGACATACTTCATCACATTTGCAAATTCCATGGTCTTTTTTGCATACTTTATAGTCACTCGACAG gaTTATACTTACTCAGCTGTTAAAAGTAGGCAGTTTCTTCACTTCTTCCATAAGAAATCAAAGCAACAGCATTTTGATGTGGTGCAGTACAACAAGCTAAAAGAAGATCTTGCTAAG GAGAACACAAAACCAGATCCAACTTCCAAAAGTCAACTTTCAAAAAACCCAGGCGCGGGAGGTGCCAACAGCCGCCCAGCCAGCCTCCCAAGGTTTAAATGGCCCGACGCCCGGCAAGAAAGAGCCGTCCGGAGGACAAAGGCGGAGCGGGCACGCCCCAGCGCCGGGCGCCGCTACCCCGGGCGGCCCTGA